One window of Acidobacteriota bacterium genomic DNA carries:
- a CDS encoding (2Fe-2S)-binding protein, which produces MNLDDYKDVFEPFDRLIEIEICGKTCSVPENNSLLRCFQFLSIESVSRGDLCWNGDCLNCQVWLAQDNGKEKGVISCRTKVSEGMKIIRTTKEIQQLLEERIEGKK; this is translated from the coding sequence ATGAACCTTGACGACTACAAAGACGTTTTCGAACCGTTCGACCGTTTGATCGAGATCGAGATCTGCGGAAAAACCTGCAGCGTTCCGGAAAACAACTCGCTCCTCAGGTGTTTCCAGTTCCTTTCGATCGAGTCCGTTTCGCGCGGCGACCTTTGTTGGAACGGCGATTGCCTGAATTGCCAGGTCTGGCTGGCGCAGGACAACGGCAAGGAAAAAGGTGTCATCTCGTGCCGCACGAAAGTCTCCGAAGGAATGAAGATCATCCGCACGACCAAAGAGATTCAACAACTCCTTGAGGAGCGAATCGAAGGGAAAAAGTGA
- a CDS encoding glutaredoxin produces MSVVMYVKPGCPYCQQARDHFNANGIPFVEFDAQNDLARQREMLEYSGGDLVVPCIVEHGEHIQSGWGNPRRG; encoded by the coding sequence ATGTCGGTTGTGATGTACGTCAAACCAGGGTGTCCGTATTGTCAGCAAGCGCGCGATCATTTCAACGCGAACGGGATTCCGTTCGTCGAATTCGACGCGCAGAACGATCTCGCAAGACAGCGCGAAATGCTCGAGTATTCCGGCGGCGATCTCGTCGTGCCGTGCATCGTGGAACACGGCGAGCACATTCAGTCGGGCTGGGGCAACCCGCGGCGCGGCTGA
- a CDS encoding sulfurtransferase, whose translation MMIEEITAAELKAKMDAGEDFQLIDVRQPDEFAFAKIEGAKLIPLGDILRRMDELDPAREAVIHCKMGGRSARAIEALQHSGYKGRLKNLVGGITAWSNIVDSKVPKY comes from the coding sequence ATGATGATTGAAGAAATAACTGCAGCCGAATTGAAGGCGAAAATGGACGCCGGCGAGGACTTTCAGCTGATCGATGTCCGCCAGCCCGACGAATTTGCCTTTGCGAAGATCGAAGGCGCGAAGCTCATCCCGCTCGGCGATATCTTGCGCCGGATGGATGAACTCGATCCGGCGCGCGAAGCGGTGATCCATTGCAAAATGGGCGGCCGCAGCGCACGCGCGATCGAAGCCCTCCAGCATTCAGGCTACAAAGGCCGACTCAAAAACCTGGTTGGCGGCATCACCGCCTGGTCGAACATCGTCGACTCGAAAGTGCCTAAGTATTAG
- a CDS encoding protein kinase → MIGSKINQYLIKEKIGAGGQGTVYKALDTKLNRTIVVKILPPELTAKTANFKRFEREAQLCSQLDHPNICTIYDFHEADGVFYIAMQYIEGKNVRQLVAGRPLEMRSALSIAVQVCDALAFSHSRGIIHRDIKAGNIMVTSTGQAKILDFGLAKLIQDEPGEHTRGLDRSEITEVGIPYGTATYAAPEQAKGERADHRADIFSTGVLLYEMLTGIWAFQGKTVVDVRHQVLHGTPRPLAEMRPEPTPPKLQEIIDKALAKNPKDRYQKIATMRDDIRSVLNEISGMPVMQNDTFAPRHIDSSMVKRAWNWITGKAGTETSMTGRTPSVSNPPSFAPEITLTATGTEKKSVAILPFKNLSRDPGSNFYEFSLADAVITELAQIKSLIVRPSSVIAKYQGEDIDPREAGEELNVNAVLSASFLRSGERLRVTAQLLDVASGEILWSDRIDAQGGDILVLQDMIAQRILDGLRLELSEKEQEKLGRRPTDNAEAWEEYLRGRDNFGRFIFRTVSNEDCDAAIRNFKHAVELDSHFALAHSGLGACYANRFFKGLGEPEDYTHAENAFTKAFFYDPNVVEARVLMVMIYMARGEKKKARAETKLLQEQFPNEAPLYFVKGVMHRLDGEYEQSLKAFEKLGRLDPAARVVAAYNRARLFIYQKKFDEALHEIDRGRKVEPNHPMIRIFHAATLFHSGKRAEGIAMLEQVITENPEMHGIRPLLAAFLAGNGRTEEARAQLTDDALALAKSDHDMAFWVGEAYAQLGENDLAFKWLGRAVKLGNENRPFYENDVCLEPIRTDPRFAELLAKMGQSA, encoded by the coding sequence ATGATCGGTTCGAAGATCAATCAATACTTAATCAAGGAAAAGATCGGCGCGGGCGGACAAGGGACCGTTTACAAGGCCCTCGACACCAAGCTCAACCGCACCATCGTTGTTAAGATCCTCCCGCCGGAGCTCACCGCGAAGACAGCGAATTTCAAGCGCTTCGAACGCGAGGCTCAGCTCTGTTCACAACTCGATCATCCCAACATCTGCACCATTTACGATTTTCACGAGGCCGACGGCGTGTTCTATATCGCGATGCAGTACATCGAAGGCAAGAACGTCCGGCAACTTGTCGCCGGAAGGCCGCTTGAGATGCGCAGCGCGTTATCGATCGCGGTTCAAGTGTGCGACGCGCTCGCCTTTTCGCATTCGCGTGGAATCATCCATCGCGACATCAAAGCCGGGAACATTATGGTCACTTCCACCGGCCAGGCGAAGATACTCGATTTCGGACTTGCAAAACTGATCCAGGACGAGCCGGGCGAACATACGCGCGGACTCGACCGGTCGGAAATAACCGAGGTCGGAATCCCTTACGGAACGGCAACTTACGCTGCGCCCGAACAAGCCAAAGGCGAACGCGCCGATCATCGAGCCGATATTTTTTCAACCGGTGTTCTGCTCTACGAGATGCTCACCGGGATTTGGGCGTTTCAAGGGAAAACGGTCGTCGATGTGCGCCATCAGGTGCTCCACGGAACCCCTAGGCCGCTGGCCGAAATGCGGCCCGAACCGACACCGCCGAAGCTTCAGGAGATCATTGATAAAGCGCTCGCCAAGAACCCGAAGGACCGATACCAGAAGATCGCGACGATGCGCGACGACATACGTTCGGTCCTCAACGAGATATCGGGGATGCCCGTTATGCAAAACGATACTTTTGCCCCGCGCCATATCGACAGCAGTATGGTGAAGCGCGCCTGGAACTGGATCACCGGAAAAGCCGGAACCGAAACTTCGATGACCGGCCGTACGCCTTCGGTCTCGAATCCGCCGTCGTTCGCTCCCGAGATCACTCTGACCGCGACCGGAACCGAAAAAAAGAGCGTCGCAATTCTGCCATTCAAGAACCTGAGCCGCGATCCGGGTTCGAACTTTTACGAGTTTTCGCTTGCGGACGCCGTCATTACTGAACTTGCCCAGATCAAATCCCTGATTGTCAGGCCGAGTTCGGTGATCGCGAAATATCAGGGCGAGGACATCGACCCGCGCGAGGCAGGCGAGGAGTTGAACGTCAACGCCGTGCTTTCGGCCAGTTTCCTGCGCTCGGGCGAGCGTCTGCGCGTGACGGCCCAGCTCCTCGACGTCGCCTCGGGCGAGATTCTCTGGAGCGACCGCATCGATGCGCAGGGCGGAGATATTCTCGTCTTGCAGGATATGATCGCGCAGCGGATTCTCGACGGCCTGCGGCTCGAACTTTCGGAAAAGGAGCAGGAAAAACTGGGCCGAAGACCGACCGACAATGCCGAAGCGTGGGAAGAATACCTGCGCGGCCGCGACAATTTCGGTCGATTTATTTTCCGGACCGTATCGAACGAAGACTGCGACGCGGCGATTCGAAATTTCAAACACGCGGTCGAGCTTGATTCGCACTTCGCGCTCGCCCATTCGGGACTCGGCGCGTGCTACGCGAACCGCTTTTTCAAGGGGCTCGGCGAACCGGAAGATTACACTCACGCCGAAAACGCTTTCACCAAAGCTTTTTTCTACGACCCGAACGTCGTCGAGGCGCGCGTCCTGATGGTTATGATCTATATGGCGCGCGGCGAAAAGAAAAAGGCGCGGGCCGAGACGAAACTCTTGCAGGAACAGTTTCCTAATGAAGCGCCGCTCTATTTCGTCAAGGGCGTGATGCACCGCCTCGACGGCGAATACGAACAATCGTTGAAGGCGTTTGAAAAACTCGGACGTCTCGATCCGGCGGCTCGCGTCGTCGCGGCGTACAATCGTGCGCGGCTCTTTATTTATCAGAAGAAGTTTGACGAGGCGCTGCACGAGATCGACAGGGGCCGCAAGGTCGAACCGAATCACCCGATGATCCGGATCTTTCACGCCGCAACGCTCTTTCACAGCGGAAAACGGGCCGAAGGCATCGCGATGCTCGAACAGGTGATCACCGAGAACCCCGAAATGCATGGAATCCGCCCGTTGCTCGCGGCGTTTCTCGCCGGCAACGGCCGCACGGAAGAGGCCCGAGCGCAGCTTACGGACGACGCGCTTGCGCTCGCCAAATCCGATCACGATATGGCCTTCTGGGTCGGCGAAGCCTACGCGCAGCTCGGCGAAAACGACCTCGCCTTCAAGTGGCTTGGCCGTGCCGTCAAACTAGGAAACGAAAACCGGCCATTCTACGAGAACGACGTCTGCCTCGAACCGATCCGCACCGACCCGCGATTTGCCGAATTGCTCGCGAAGATGGGACAGAGTGCATAG